Genomic window (Streptomyces yatensis):
CGGGTGGACATGGTGCCCTGGTCGATGGACATCACATAGCGTTCAACCATGGCCTGGCCTGCCTTCGGGCGGGTTCGAGCAGGGCATGGGGCGTCACCAGCGGGCCGCGCCGAGATCGCGGGAGATCGCCCGGGCGGCGTCGCGCGTCAGCCCGACGAGCGAGGGGTGCGGGCGGCCCTTGCTGTCGCAGAGGCGGTCCACGGCGCCCGAGATGCCGACGGCGCCCACCACCAGGCCGCCCTGCCCGCGGATCGGCGCGGCGATATCGGCCTCGCCCACCATCATCTCCTCGGTCGCGGCCGCCCACCCGTTCTCGCGGATCTCGCCCATCGCCCGGCTGAGCTGCTGGGGAGAGACGAGCGTATGACGGGTGTAGTTCTCCGGTTCGGTTTCCATGAGCGGCTCCAGAGGGGTCGCCCCGTACGCCAGCAGGATCTTGCCCAGCGCGCTGGCGTGCAGGGGGAGCAGCGAGCCCACGTCCAGGGTCTGGAAGGTGTCATCGGGCCGGAAGACGTGGTGGACGATGAGGACCTTGCCCTCCAGGGGCACTCCGAGACGGACCGCCTCACCGCTGCGGGCGGCCAGGGCGTCGGTCCAGTTGATGGAGCGGGACCGCAGCTCGTTGATGTCGAGATAGCTGGTCCCCAGGTGCAACAGCGCCGCGCCGAGCTGGTACTTCCCCGTCGCCTTGTCCTGTTCGACGAAGTCGACGCTCTGCAGCGTGCGCAGAATGCCGTGCGCGGTGCCTTTGGCGAGGCCGAGCGAGGCGGCCACCTCGCCCAGACTGAGCCGACCGGAGCCCTGGGCGAGCAGCCGCAGAATCGCCGCCGCCCGCTCGATGGACTGCACCGGGCCGGCCATGACGCGATCGTAGCTCTTCGGCCAGTGGCACAGCCTGTCGGCGAAAACGCCAAACGTTCGGTAATGCCGACTCGGATTCGTTGACCCCGGTGGATAGGGGCCATAGCGTCCGTATCGGGACAAGAAGACCAGGATGCCAAAAGGTGACCCGAAGGGTGCCCGGCACAGACAACCCACCCGGCTCGGAGAGGAGGAGACGTGGCGGAACAACTGAGCTACCCGAAGCCCGGCGTCGCTGGGCAGGCCGCGGAGACCGTCGATTTCACCGGCGCCCGTCTCATCGGCTCCCAGGCGCCGGATCCGGACCCCCTGCTGGCGCCGGTGGTGGCACGCGACGAGGTCCCGGACCGGCCCCCGGCTGACGAGGGAGACGGCCACGTCCTCCCGGTCCCGCACATCTGCGAGGCCGTCGCCACCGTGCGGCGGCGGGCGCACGCGCTGCTGACCGAATGGGAGCTGTCGGCCGACTGCCTCGACGAGGCGCTCATGGTGATCTCGGAACTGGTCACCAACGCCATCCTGCACGCCCTGCCCCCGGCCGTGCTGCGGCTGCGCTGGACCGAGTGCGAGGGCTCCGCGAGCCTGCGCGTCGAGGTCACCGACGGCGGCCCGGTGCCCGCCGGCCAGCGGGCGGACGAGGACATCGAGCCCGATGAGCACGGCCGCGGGCTCGGGATCGTGACCGCGCTGTCCACGCGCCACGGCAGCCACTCCTGCCATGAGGGCATCACCTGGTGGGCGGACCTGCCGGTCGCCTAACCGGCGGCCCGGTCCCAGGTGACCGGGAGCCGATGGACGCCGTAGATCAGCATGTCGTGGCGCAGCGGCACCTCGTCGGGCGGCACCGCCAGGCGCAGCGTGGGGAAGCGCCGCAGCAGGGCGGGAAAGCCGGTCCGCATCTCCATCCGCGCCAGGTGCTGGCCCAGGCACTGGTGAATGCCGTGGCCGAAGGCGATCTGGTCGGCCGTCTCGCGGGTGACGTCCAGAGTGTCGGGGTCGGCGAACCGCGCGGGGTCCCGGTTGGCCGAGGCGAGCGACCCGACGACCGTCTCCCCGGCCTGCACCCGCGCCCCGGCGATCTCCAGATCCTCCCGGGCCACCCGTACCGTCCCGAACTGGACGATGGTCAGATACCGCAGCAGCTCCTCGACCGCGTGGTCGATCACCTCGGGCCGCTCCCGCACCAGCCGCGACTGCCCGGGGTGGCGCAGCAGCGCGTAGGTGCCCAGGGCCAGCATGTTCGCCGTCGTCTCATGGCCCGCGATGAGCAGGAGCAGCCCGACACCGGTCAGCTCCTCGTCGGTCAGCCCGGCCGCCGCGGCGGTGCCGGAGCCGCTGGGCGCGCCGTGCTCGCCGTTGACCAGACGGGACAGTAGCGCCTCGTCCGGCCGGTGCCGCTTGGTGCCGATCAGCTCCCGCATGTACTCCCACAGCGCGTCCCGGGCCGCGTAGACCTCGTCCTCGCTCTGGCCGATCCGGAGCAGCACGGTGGCCCACCGCTGGAAGTCGGCCCGGTCCCCGTACGGCACCCCCAGCAGCTCGCAGATCACCAGCGACGGGATCGGCTGGG
Coding sequences:
- a CDS encoding IclR family transcriptional regulator, with the translated sequence MAGPVQSIERAAAILRLLAQGSGRLSLGEVAASLGLAKGTAHGILRTLQSVDFVEQDKATGKYQLGAALLHLGTSYLDINELRSRSINWTDALAARSGEAVRLGVPLEGKVLIVHHVFRPDDTFQTLDVGSLLPLHASALGKILLAYGATPLEPLMETEPENYTRHTLVSPQQLSRAMGEIRENGWAAATEEMMVGEADIAAPIRGQGGLVVGAVGISGAVDRLCDSKGRPHPSLVGLTRDAARAISRDLGAARW
- a CDS encoding ATP-binding protein, coding for MAEQLSYPKPGVAGQAAETVDFTGARLIGSQAPDPDPLLAPVVARDEVPDRPPADEGDGHVLPVPHICEAVATVRRRAHALLTEWELSADCLDEALMVISELVTNAILHALPPAVLRLRWTECEGSASLRVEVTDGGPVPAGQRADEDIEPDEHGRGLGIVTALSTRHGSHSCHEGITWWADLPVA
- a CDS encoding cytochrome P450, producing MSVTSRASTPAPLPRHRDCPFDPPGAYEALREEGGASRLAFPDGKVGWLLTRHEDVARLLADDRFSSDRRRTSSPVHAFPVRPDDRRMLGSFIGMDPPEHTRYRRLLSKWFTARGMRRLQPRIEEIVDGHLAAMERAGPPADLVTSFAQPIPSLVICELLGVPYGDRADFQRWATVLLRIGQSEDEVYAARDALWEYMRELIGTKRHRPDEALLSRLVNGEHGAPSGSGTAAAAGLTDEELTGVGLLLLIAGHETTANMLALGTYALLRHPGQSRLVRERPEVIDHAVEELLRYLTIVQFGTVRVAREDLEIAGARVQAGETVVGSLASANRDPARFADPDTLDVTRETADQIAFGHGIHQCLGQHLARMEMRTGFPALLRRFPTLRLAVPPDEVPLRHDMLIYGVHRLPVTWDRAAG